The genomic segment TCAATTTGTTCAATATTTTTTTTATTATCTTTACTGATCTCATTCATCTTAACCATGATATTTTCAACAGATTCAGCCCCTTCTTTAGTATTTTTCAGGGCATGGTCAGCAAGGCTGGCAACTGTGCCTGAATGATCTGCAATATGTATGGAAGAACTGGAAAGCTCTGTCATGGTAGAACTGATTTCTGAAACAGAACTGGACTGCTGGGCAGCGATTATAGCCTGGTCATCAACTGCGGTAATGATTTCTCCTGAAAATACATCAATCTTGACTGCAGATTCAGAGATTCCGTTTATCATTTCATTTAACCGGTCAACCATATTTTTAACATCTAAAAGCAATTCACCAATCTCATCTTTTTTACCTGATTTAAGGATAATGTTTTGGGTTAAATCACCTTTGGAGATTTCCCGTATTGAGTGTGTCAGATGAATAAGGGGTTTTAATATCTTTGAAGAAAAGATCAACACCACAATAAATGCAGCAGCCAGGAAAAAAAAGGAAGTCAAAATCGTTTTTTTAATCATCAGGTTTCTTTCCTGTTCTATCTGTCTGACAGAGTTCATAATTTCCTTGTCCAGATTTTCAAGGGAAAAAAACAGTCTTAATACTCCCCAGGGCGATGTACTGATTTGAACCAGGCTGCTTATCTCAATATAAGATATGCCGTTATCTTTAAATTCAGAAATATTCATCCCTTTCTTATTCACAGCTTCCTTATCTCTTTTGCCTGATAATTGAGTTCTTACAAGTTCGGGATTCAGGGTATGGACAAAAACAGTATTTGAGGTATCTGTCAGAATAATGTAAATGAGGTTTGCATCGCTGGCAGCACTTTGTTTTAATACTTCTGAAAGTCCTGAAAAATTATATGAAGCAAGGTCTCTTTCAACCTGCTGTGTTAACTGGGCTGTAATATTTTCACCTTCTGCAATTAAATTTTTTTTCATCAAATCAATGCGCTTGGACAATTCTTTTTCCATTACCATTTTATGAAATGAAATTTGAGTCCAGGTAAGTATTAACAAGAAACAAGTCATCAGGGCCATGACTGTTGAGATTAATTTCCACCTGATTCCCCATCTGAAATATTCTTTTTTAAAATTATCCACAAATTATTCTCCCAATTAAACAGAGTTATTAACCTTTAAATTTATTTTTTATCTCCTGTAAGTAAAGCAAGACGGTTTACAATCTCAAGACTGACTGATGCCTGACTGCTCAGTTCTTCAACAGCAGCAGAAAACTGCTCTGCTGCTGCTGCATTCTGCTGGGT from the Desulfonema limicola genome contains:
- a CDS encoding methyl-accepting chemotaxis protein, translating into MDNFKKEYFRWGIRWKLISTVMALMTCFLLILTWTQISFHKMVMEKELSKRIDLMKKNLIAEGENITAQLTQQVERDLASYNFSGLSEVLKQSAASDANLIYIILTDTSNTVFVHTLNPELVRTQLSGKRDKEAVNKKGMNISEFKDNGISYIEISSLVQISTSPWGVLRLFFSLENLDKEIMNSVRQIEQERNLMIKKTILTSFFFLAAAFIVVLIFSSKILKPLIHLTHSIREISKGDLTQNIILKSGKKDEIGELLLDVKNMVDRLNEMINGISESAVKIDVFSGEIITAVDDQAIIAAQQSSSVSEISSTMTELSSSSIHIADHSGTVASLADHALKNTKEGAESVENIMVKMNEISKDNKKNIEQIEELGKKSEDIAKIMEIINAISDQTKLISFNAALEASSAGEAGKRFGVVAAEIRRLAGSVTESTGDIENKVREIREAVNQIIVNSEKGSKRIQAGLEYSDKTGAKLRDIVEKVRLATDAAKQISLSIQQQKTANEQVVLSLREIDKGADQTLKAIRNISSISKDMKTLSDNLQEMLKRFKLNKSE